One segment of Hippopotamus amphibius kiboko isolate mHipAmp2 chromosome 2, mHipAmp2.hap2, whole genome shotgun sequence DNA contains the following:
- the LOC130845084 gene encoding GTP-binding nuclear protein Ran-like: MTAQGEPQVQFKLVLVGDGGTGKTTFVKRHLTGEFEKKYVATLDVEVHLLLSHTNRGPIKFNVWDTAGQEKFGGLRDGYYIQAQCAIIMFDVTSRVTYKNVPNWHRDLVRVCENIPIVFGGNKVDIKDRKVKAKSVVFHRKKNLQYYDISAKSNYSCCNYNFEKPFLWLARKLIGDPNLEFVAMPALAPPEVVMDPALAA; the protein is encoded by the exons ATGACTGCCCAAGGAGAACCCCAAGTTCAGTTCAAACTTGTGTTGGTTGGTGATGGTGGTACTGGAAAAACTACGTTTGTGAAACGTCATCTGACTGGTGAATTTGAGAAGAAGTATGTAGCTACCTTGGATGTTGAGGTCCACCTCCTCTTGTCCCATACCAACAGAGGACCTATTAAGTTCAATGTGTGGGATACAGCTGGTCAGGAGAAGTTTGGCGGACTGAGAGATGGCTATTACATCCAAGCTCAGTGTGCCATTATAATGTTTGATGTCACATCAAGAGTTACTTACAAGAATGTGCCCAACTGGCATAGAGATCTGGTACGAGTGTGTGAGAACATCCCCATCGTGTTTGGTGGCAACAAAGTGGATATTAAGGACAGAAAGGTTAAGGCAAAGTCAGTTGTCTTCCACCGAAAGAAGAATCTGCAGTACTATGACATTTCTGCCAAAAGTAACTAcagctgttg taactacaaCTTTGAAAAGCCCTTCCTCTGGCTTGCTAGAAAACTGATCGGAGACCCTAACCTGGAGTTTGTCGCCATGCCTGCTCTCGCTCCGCCAGAGGTGGTCATGGACCCAGCCTTGGCAGCATAG